The Vigna unguiculata cultivar IT97K-499-35 chromosome 11, ASM411807v1, whole genome shotgun sequence genomic sequence ACCTTAAGAATGATCTTTAACCAAAAGATTagtaaattattgattattaacatTCAATGGTGGAGCCAAACACTAGGTTACAATTCTCACTTCTACAAGTATCTTATTCTTCATTGACCTTATCAGTTCAATTAATTCTCAGCAATAATGAACTGGAACAATTccacaatgaaaataaaataaactcacAATAAAGACCAAAATTTCTTGTCTCAGGAATTAGGAAACAAAATGCAGAATCCAAGGAAGTTCAGAGTCCATGAATTCAACTTTCACCATTCTAACCTGAAGTGTGAAAACTTTTTTGCAAAGATCTTCTTCAAATATATTGCAAGATGGTTCAATCAcctataaaattgaagaaacgaAAAATGTAGTAAGATCATAATAACTTAAGTCAGCATGTAATGTCATGTTTAATAATGCCTAGAGAAAGAGttcgaaaataaaaatcataatcttTAACAAAGTACACAAAATTTTGGATCAAAAGTTGTATGAAACACCTTATTATTGAAAATCCAACTTCCATTGCTTGGATCTACAAATCCTCCCCTTCTCCAACTGAATGCACTTTCAAAATTCAACAAAACTTTGATAAGAACAACAAACGAAACTAcatctcaaattataatttatagtaaGAAAATAATACCCTAAGTCAGCATGTAATTCTGAATCTTACAATTCCTTTCCTTCGACCACTATTCAAAAGATCTACAAATCCTCGAACACCACATCCTTGAAAAATGCTAATCACAAACCATTGTTCATGTTTTGTTAGCTAGAATAATACCTAGAGAAAGagttcaaaaaaaaatcataatattgaaCAAAGGACATAAAAAGTTTGATCAAAAGTTGAATTAAACATCTTATTATTGAAAATTCAACTCCTATTTCTTGAATTGAAGTCCTCCCCATCTTGAATCTGCAACTAAACGCAATTTCAAATTCAACACGATGTTGATAACAACAACAAGCGAAACTACatctcaaattaaagtttttgtaaGACAaagaaatatacaaataaataagaataatagtTCATGACAAAAACTACATAGTTCtcacataagaaaaaaataatttaccttACGAACTCGTAAAACTTGACCTTCTACTCTAGTAAAGCAAAAATGATATAATTCTGCTTATACATAATACTCGAacaattaaaagataatgtatcTTAAGAACctataatatttaacattttacgTCAATAAAGCCTAAATCAATATAAATAGCAGAATTACAAAGTCTAGGTTTAAAACCACAATTATTTCGAGTAAATGACGGAAACAACAAAAGTAATACAAACATGACAATGAAAACCTATAACGCCTAACTACTAACCCGTAACCCCTAACACCTAACCCCTATATCATACATTATAGGCTTTGTGCACAACATacaaaatataacataacacaacaaaataaacaacacaaaactaataataaagaaCGCCCAACACACGACAAACCACACAACACATAACACAATTAATAACACATAACACATAATACACAacgcaaaaaagaaaaacacacaccACCACACCCCATGAATCATAAGCAAATTGTCAATCATCTCAATATACAAAGACTGAGTATATACACATAAATGTCATATACTTCTGTATTAGGCACCATTATTGAAAGTTGTAACCCCCTAAATACCCCTAACTCCTAAATTTTTAAACCATAAATCCTCCTAACTTATAAATCCTTCTAATCCCTAAATGCCCCAACCCCCAAATAACCATAACTCATAAATCACAAATCATACGCTCTACGCATAACACACAAAAGTTGAAACAACGAAAAAAACACAGCAGACGGCACACAGCATGCGTCAGCCTACAACCAACAAACAACACAACACACAACATAGAACAAACAACACACAGCTAATAACACGCAACACGCAACACGTAAAACACAACACACAATACACAACTAATAACAAACAACACATAACCCAAAACTTAAAACTGAAAAACACACACCACAACGAAACAAAACATAAGACACACAAAACATAACACAACTCAACAAAGCAAAGCAAACAACATAGAACTAATAACAAAGAACACACAATAGACGACAAagcacacaacacaacacacaaGTAATAACACATAACACACAATACACAatgtaaaatagaaaaacacACATCCTAGCACCACAAACACAACAACTCATGAACCCTAAGCAAATTGTCAATCATCTTAATGTACAAAGACTGAGTATGGACACATAGGCTCTGTGCACAACACACAAAACATAACAATAACACAACAAAGTAGACAACACACAACTAATAATAAAGAACGCACAACACACGACAAAGCACACAATACACAACACAATTAATAAACACAATATACAtcgcaaaaaagaaaaacacacaccACCACACCCCCGTGAATCCTAAGCAAATTGTCAATCATCTCAATGTACAAAGACTGAGTATGTACACATAGATGTCATATACTTTTGTATTAAGCACCATTATTGAAAGCCCTAACCCCCAAAATCTCGTTAACTCCTAAATGTCTAAACCATAAATCCTCCTAACCTATAAATCCTCCTAATTCTTAAATCCCCCAACCCCTAAATAACCATAACTCATAAATCATAGATGATAGGCTCTGCGCATAACATACAAAAGTCGACATAACGAAAAAAAACACAGCAGACGGCACACGCGACACGCCTCAGCCTACACCCAACAAACACAGCACACAATGTACAACACACAACACAGCTAATAACACGCAACACGCAAAACATAACACACAACCCACAAGTAATAACAAACAACATAaaactcaaaactgaaaaacACACACCACAACGCAACAAAACATAACACACACAAAACATAACACAACTCAACAAAGCAGACAACACAGAACTAATAACAAAGAACACACAACACACGACAAAGCACACAACACAAAACGCACAACACATAGCACACAACACAATTAATAACAAACAACACAACCCAaaactcaaaactgaaaaacTCACACCACAACGCAACAAAACATAACACACACAAAACATAACACAACTAAACAAAGCAAACAACACAGAActaaaaacaaagaacacaCAACACACGACAAAGCACACAACTAATAACACACAATGCACAACGTAAAATAGAAAAACGCACACCATAACACCACAAACACAACAACTCATGAACCCTAAGCAAATTGTCAATCATCTCAATGAACAAAGACTGAGTATGGACACATAGGATTTGTGCACAACACACAAAACATAACATAACACAACAAAGTAGACATCACACAACTAATAATAAAGAACGCACAACACACGACAAAGCACACAGCacacaacacacaacacaaTTAAAAACACATAACACACAATATACAacgcaaaaaagaaaaacacaccaCCACACCCCATGAACACTAAGCAAATTGTCAATCATCTCAATGTACAAAGACTGAGTATGTACACATAGATGTAATATACTTTTGTATTAGGCACCATTATCGAAAACTCTAACCCCTAAAACATAGATGATAGGCTCTGTTCACAACGCACAACGCACAACACACAACACCTCATGATACCTAAGCAAATTGTCAATCATCTCAATATACGGAGACTAGGAATGGACAAATGCACTAGTCTTTCATTAGGGGTCATTATCGATAACCAACCACCTAAGCATAACAATATTACTCATATAAGGTTAGACAATTATTGgtttgaaacaaataaacataagaACAACATAAGACCAATAATCAATCATCGCTGCTGTAATTGATGGAATTTTTTGCCCTGAGAAGCCATGAGACGTCATGCCAATAAGGGTGGGAGCACACGAACAGGGATGGACAAATCATGTTCAGAGTATAAAATTGCATTCAGACCACCAATATGCACCATAAATAAAAAGtgcataaaatataataataaaagtaaattcaTACAGTAATTACAACAAAACTTACTATACATTCTTCCATATACAACCCTGTAATACCAAAATATTTTCGTTTGAAAGCAATACTAGCACTTACCTTGCCAAAATCCAACCTATTACATCCACAACATGTAGAAAGGGATTTCTGTCGCTTGCATTAACCAATGTGACCGGTAAACTGACAGTCCACACCTATAATCACAAATTGGTCATTGAACAACTATGCAAGTTACACGCCAAACAATGCAGTATAATATAAAAGAGCTCCAATTAAAAgggaattttacaaaaataaacaacagGAATACAATATGGTAGTCATATCATACGTTCATGTTCTGGGAAAGTAAAGAGAAAAGAACCCATTCAATTCAAGAATATAAAGTTAAAGATGAAATGAAACATTCTTCTTCTGGCAATGTAAAAGGTgatagatgaaaagaaaaaggatttGAAATGAAAGTGGTCCAAATGGTATGAGATATATGGGACAAACCACGTATAATTCAATAAAGTTATACTACTCAATGCTCTACAGAAGTACTACAACGCTACCACCACAAATTTATCAAGACGCATTGCAAGAAAAGCACACAAGACATCATTCAATCGTATTACATAGGCTTATACATATACATACCTGAATAACAGGAAAAGCGCCAGGCGAATTCCCCATATCCCAACAAACAACGTCAGGATTATCTGAAAAGAGTGAGTTTATTCAAGATCGATAGGAACTCAGGTAGGAGAATAAAGATTGTTTTGTAATTgtcaattataatttgtttttaacctgataattcaaaatacataaaaagaaaaggatacATTAGATTACCTGTCGAAAATACAATGAGCCTTTGATCACCAGTGTCAATACAGCAATTGTAATGAAATTCGTGCTTCCTTAAAAAAGGAATTGATGGCAGAACGATTTGAACAACCACtttgttttattcattaaaagaacaataaaatataCTAGCCACTTCTTTGTTTATTACCAGAACAGACTAGAATAGTAGTTACCTTTTGAAATCAAGGAAAAGGTCAAAGTGCAGTAAAGAATAAGGATGCCGGAAAAATCAGTGACTTTGTCGAATTTGAGGAGCGCGGTGATGTCGAAAAACAGAAACTGATAATCAATctgaaaaattaaacaaaaataagtaaatgTTTGTGATGAACAAcggaaaatatatgaaattgaaaaaaaaaaaagaaattgggaATGCTGACAGTGATAAGTGCGGTGAACGCTAAGAAATGAGAGTCGATGAGAGTAGCCATTGTCTTTGTTTCTTCTTGGAaaccaagaagaagaaaaagaaaaaaaatgtttgaaatcTGAAGAACGCGTGTAACCAATGGTTTTATAGGTGAAGAGTTAAATAACGCGCGCTAAAGTTTTTGTAATAAAGATATTGggaaaggtaaaaaaaataatttggattcaagaaaaaaaaaggaaagtttttactttattttattcatataacaaagtaaattttttaaagtagaaaaattggagttaaaatgaattttaaattgaaacaataagtattataaacttttaataaataaaaaatgtatattctaaataatattgtattaaaattaattaaaaaatagtataaattaataatttgttaatataataattatattaataaatatatcatttatagaatatatatatatatatatatatatatatattataaagaaaaaatattcttaattgtGATGATTACGGATGATGATGAGTCTTATGAATCATGGCAATCCGTGCATACGATATTACTAAATATCGATATTAAAGACATGATAAACATATTTGAATCACAAAtactgtgtttttttttacaaaaaatatataataaagatgTTTAGTAATTGATTTAATGTTATACTCTAAATTACTGTTTTACTCTTatggatttaaaataattatcattttttattttttataggcTTGGCTGAGTGATAGATTTAGGATGAATGATATTAAATTCGTTTTTATGATTGTACTATGagaaaaatatgttatgtttttctcttttaagttttgaataaatttagataaatttgttatgaatttatttatttacttcaattagtTTAGACCAATTTGTTATGACTTACTTTAATTagtttagaaaaagaaaatttattataacttgactaattaacttaaaatcctaaattaatttttgtaaaaaatgtcaTATTTTACTCTAATTAGATTGATACGGAAGTAATAATTGTGacagaaaaaataaactttcaaaattttaacgTAATTGACCCTAAGTTGAATCagtaataacaaaaaaaaactaaacccAATCAAATATGTAGtcgttgaaaaaaaaaactaagtaaaTGCATAATCAATTATGTTATTGATCAATATGGACAAAAAAATTGTCTCATAATTGGTTTTACACctacataattatttattcaatttaatttctgtTAAATAATATAAGTTGGAAAACATCTTTTAACATTGTTCTCTACAAATTAAATGACGTATGTATATAGTAATTAATAGTTTCATGTTAAACTAGGTTTTGACCCGTGATACACggtctttgtttttttttttgttaagaaaaataattaatttttattatatttagaaaatattatatatttttattttttatcttaacttgtattaaaaagttaatgtaaattttcttatatttaattaactaaatcatttatatgattataattaattgttataattatatataattaaaaaaataatttcactaGGCAATGGTGCAATGTCAAGGCTTAATAGTTTGTTCATCTACCGTTGTGGAAGGTTAGATGATCTTCCGAGTGAACTATGGTGCTTGAGTGAGTTGAAAAAAGTGCAGGTTACAGAACCATCTGAACAATTGGCTCACATTCTACAAAATTTGGAATTGAACAATGGAATTCAACTCGACATGGAGGATGATCTTGATAGAATTTATAGTTATAAAAATGTCTTTTGAAGAAATCTTTTAGGTAGaacattgtaatttattttactcaatgcattgtaacatttatatcagaattttgaatattaataatgtcttaactttaatttcttaaatctgaataatagtttaattttaGATAAACGATGTCTTATAAAGGTTGAATGATTTTTCTAAATctagtttaaataaaagacaataaacaaatattttcacGCCATCCTACAAATTGGTGAATCTCTTGTTCCTAAAATATtctttgtttattgtttttttctacAAGGATTAgatagttttattatattttgctgATCACTCTTTTTGCCTTTGAATATGTTATTAGGGATAGATTTTGGTTTGTCCTGCATTTGATCCGTGAAAAGTGGATTAGATCGTCttatttcacataaaaaatgtAGTTAATTTTTTGACCTGTTTTGGATAATGTTTTATTAATGAGTTTCCAGGCTCATCAAAGGTTTGCGtaaaagttttttaaactttatatttatataattaaattagtaaaataatattttttataagtccattttttaaaataagttatattcataattttataatttataatttttatgtacaaatctattgaaaatataaatgattttgaaCTTGATTGAAACATGAAAGAGAAAGTTACTTTTAAATTAGCTAGACATAAGTGAACGAGTTACTTTTGAATGGATCGAAGAAGAAACGTCAATGAGCAAATGACTTCAAAGAAATACAGAACACGTTGTGCTGGTACAGTTacaatttagaaatttaagtcAATGCGGGCTATGCAGGTCAAATGCAGGTCAGTCTGACCCGCACGAATTATGATTTATGGGATACAAATCTAAACAAGTCCGCAGACTAAAATACTTATCTCCCCTCACACTTATTCTAACATACCACATTGTTATTTCATCTGTTATggattgatttatacaattatttattttttttgttttggttccAACTATTTTGGATTGATTTCACATTGTTTTGGTTCCAGCTATATTTACCcttttattacataaaatatcaataatagtatataatatattttgtttcctagctaatatttttatatcacactacttattttataattattacacTATTCacgatatttattattatgtctCCTTAAAAATacgatatttttattcttttaaatttatttcaaaatattttacgaTATTAGGCCATATGATTTACGgaatatacaatataaaaatataattaaaatgattgatctataaataaaaattataaaagtttaaggttaattaaacattaaaagaataaatgttCGGAAATATACttctatcaataaaataaaataaaataaacattaattagtGTTACATTAAAGATGGATCTATTTTTatggtatttattttaaagatagtAGGTGATATAATCATATAACCTCAATTCACATACcgaatttatattatttttaatctaaaatggttgtggttttgtttttatctatttCCTTAAATTGTCGTTGTTGTCTTCTTTCTTATGTAAACAAAAAAGAAGGTTCAGAGCGTGATGATCCACTATTGTAAAAGGTTAGATGATCTCTCAAATGAACTATGGTGTTTGAGTGGCTTGAGAAAAGTACAAGTGAGAAATCTTTCGGAACAAATGGCTCGCATGCTACAGAATTTGGAAATAAACAATCAGGTTCAACTCATCATCATAGAGGATTATCGTGAAGAAATGACTCAAAGTGCAAATATTATAAAcaagttcttctattttattttgtgaatatGAGATATTATATTAGTGATGAGAAGTTGTTTGGATGTATATTAAGTCAATTTGATCCAAAGAGAAGCGTTGGAGTACTCTGTTTGCGGTTTGAATACGTTGGGCGATCAAGTTGATAATAACGACGAAATAAAACAAATCAATCTCTTACATATTCTATGCCATCTAATAACGACGAAACAAATTGAACACAGTTGTACTGTCATAAGTGTAAATATTCTAAGCCAAAGGAGAGGAAGTTGCAATGCACATAGCAGGAAGGTGCCACGCTACTCACATTATGCACGGAGCCATGGTTGACGAGTCAATGCAAAAATTAAACCAGACCCTTCAACCCAACTCTTTATAAATTCTTCATTATTGCAGTCACTTTTTATAGTATACATTTGGATATTCTCTTCTATGCGATTGCAAGCTACACTCTTACTTTTTCTGGTGCCTTAGTAAAACCCtgttcctcttcttccttcacCAACCACAAACACAGTATCTTAGAAACACAGATCAAAATCTACACGCTCGTCCACGCTGTAATGGCAGAGAGTGTAGTTTCCTTCGTTTTGGATCACTTGGTTCAGCTTGCGGCACGCGAAGCTAACTTGCTGTATGGCGTGGAGGACAGGGTCCAGTCCCTCCAGTACGAACTTCAAATGATCAAAGAACTCCTCAATACCACAAAGAGAAAGAAGGGAATGGAACATACAGTTTTGAACCAAATCAGAGATATGGCCCACGTAGCTGAGGATGTCATCGACACATTCGTAGCCAAAGTTGCCATTTACAAGAGGAGAACCATTCTTGGGAAGATGCTCCGTGGCTTTGCCCAAGCAAGGTTGCTCCACCACGTAGCCGACAAAATAGACAATATCAAAGCCACTCTCAACGAAATACGCGACAATAAAGACAGATACGGTGCTTTCAAAGAAACCAATAATCAATCCGCAgcagaagaagaggaagaggaaaaaAGGGTGCAATCACAGCTAAAGAAGCTAAGAAGAAATGTGGAGGAAGAAGATGTGGTTGGGTTTGTGCAGGAGTCCAAGGATATCATCAAGCGACTCCTGGAAGGTGGTTCAAATCGTAAAGCTGTCTCTATCATTGGCATGGGGGGATTGGGGAAGACCACCCTTGCCCGGAAGGTCTATAACAGCACCCAGGTGGAACAACACTTCATGTATCGTGCATGGGTTTATGTGTCAAACGAGTGCAGAGTTAAGGATCTTTTGGTCGGCCTTCTCAAGCATTTGATGCCAAATTTTGAAAAGCAAAGTAGAGGCAACAAAAAAGGTAAGAAAGGCACTGGAGACATTGACAGCCTGAATGAGGAAAAGCTGAAGATACCGGTGCAGAACTGGTCGAAGAGGAAAATGTATCTTTTGATGCCAAATCTTGAACAGCAAAGTAGAGCCAACAAAAAAGGTAAGAAAGGCACTGGAGACATTGACAACCTAAGTGAGGAAGAGCTGAAGATACTGGTGCGGAACTGCTTGGAGAGGAAAAGGTATCTTGTGGTGGTAGATGATTTGTGGAAAAGGCAAGATTGGGACGAGCTCCAAGAAGCTTTTCCGGATAACAACAGCGGGAGCAGAATATTGATCACTAGTCGTTTGAAAGAGGCTGCCTTGCATACTGCTAATGATGTTCCTCACTATCTTCAATTCCTCAGTGAAGAAGAGAGTTGGGAGTTGTTTTGCAAGAGAGTATTTAGGGGTGAAGACTGCCCTTCTGATTTGGAGGCTCTGGGAAAGCAGATGGTTCAAAGTTGTCGTGGTTTGCCACTCTCCATCATTGTCTTAGCAGGGATGCTAGCCAATAAAGAAAAGTCACATAGAGAATGGTCTAAAGTGGTGGGTCATGTTAATTGGTATCTTACTCAAGATGAGACCCAAGTAAAGGACATAGTTCTCAAACTCAGCTATGACAACTTGCCAAGGAGATTAAAACCATGCTTTCTCTATCTCGGGTTATTTCCCGAAGACTTTGAAATACCTGTTACACCATTATTGCGAAAATGGGTTGCGGAGGGTTTTATACAATATACAAGGAACAGAGACCCAGATGACATTGCGGAAGACTACTTGTACGAGCTCATTGATCGTAGTTTGGTCCAAGTAGCAAGAGTGGAGACTAATGCAGGTGTAAAGACGTGCCAGGTTCATGATCTTCTTCGAGATCTTTGCATATCAGAGAGC encodes the following:
- the LOC114169554 gene encoding disease resistance protein RPP13-like, which encodes MAESVVSFVLDHLVQLAAREANLLYGVEDRVQSLQYELQMIKELLNTTKRKKGMEHTVLNQIRDMAHVAEDVIDTFVAKVAIYKRRTILGKMLRGFAQARLLHHVADKIDNIKATLNEIRDNKDRYGAFKETNNQSAAEEEEEEKRVQSQLKKLRRNVEEEDVVGFVQESKDIIKRLLEGGSNRKAVSIIGMGGLGKTTLARKVYNSTQVEQHFMYRAWVYVSNECRVKDLLVGLLKHLMPNFEKQSRGNKKGKKGTGDIDSLNEEKLKIPVQNWSKRKMYLLMPNLEQQSRANKKGKKGTGDIDNLSEEELKILVRNCLERKRYLVVVDDLWKRQDWDELQEAFPDNNSGSRILITSRLKEAALHTANDVPHYLQFLSEEESWELFCKRVFRGEDCPSDLEALGKQMVQSCRGLPLSIIVLAGMLANKEKSHREWSKVVGHVNWYLTQDETQVKDIVLKLSYDNLPRRLKPCFLYLGLFPEDFEIPVTPLLRKWVAEGFIQYTRNRDPDDIAEDYLYELIDRSLVQVARVETNAGVKTCQVHDLLRDLCISESKEDKVFEVCTDQNILVPTKPRRLSIHSKMDHYISSSNNDHLCIRSLFFFGSDYYVDRREQKWLLKDFKLVRVLELAPKSCGKIPSNIGNLMHLRYLRIDSQHITFVPDSILNLCSLQTIDLGDWTQNDPISFPIKMWKLKHLRHLNTRGPIKLRGSCLGSGEKMWNLQTISPLVLNKQATSLIEKGTFPNIKRIGLNVVSGKGELSKLLQSLLLLRYLNKLVIVLRDSYDTTITVHEGVERKNGCKPQELFQSLGQFSSLTVLEIGNVMDLLTCALIFPPNITELTLSKIMYITDEGMNGLGNHAKLKILRLLGDLIFWPFNSYDLTCVGGSFPQLEVFQMEYLKVEKWNLGNGAMPRLQSLVINFCGKLDNLPNELWSLSDLKKVHVTKPSEQMTRILQNLEINNAVKLVTEDHPPEMDERDLNHLNYILKGFGYNDP
- the LOC114169558 gene encoding uncharacterized protein LOC114169558, which produces MATLIDSHFLAFTALITIDYQFLFFDITALLKFDKVTDFSGILILYCTLTFSLISKGSTNFITIAVLTLVIKGSLYFRQIILTLFVGIWGIRLALFLLFRCGLSVYRSHWLMQATEIPFYMLWM